A part of Liolophura sinensis isolate JHLJ2023 chromosome 1, CUHK_Ljap_v2, whole genome shotgun sequence genomic DNA contains:
- the LOC135462820 gene encoding photoreceptor-specific nuclear receptor-like, with translation MAPDCNPIGPTTHLLSGFFKRSIHRNRVYTCKVQGEQKGLCPIDKTHRNQCRACRLRKCFEADMNRDGGKLQQDTLQEATARLLFTVISWIKQIPAFVAMSSRDQNILLSEGWRELFLLGLVQWDIPLTFPAILSPSSRRELHGNDEGITGPIDDVKNLREVVSRFRHLAVDPTEMACLKAIALFKPEPFGLREVRNVECLQDQAQVMLGEYIRHRYPQQLTRFGKLLMLLPSLRAIKWSSVDELFFKSIVGNTSVEALVLNIFNGDRV, from the exons ATGGCACCCGACTGTAACCCAATCGGCCCCACCACCCATTT GTTGTCCGGATTCTTCAAAAGAAGTATTCATCGGAATCGCGTGTACACGTGTAAAGTTCAAGGTGAGCAGAAGGGGCTGTGTCCAATAGACAAGACTCACCGGAACCAGTGCAGGGCATGTCGTCTGCGCAAGTGCTTTGAGGCAGATATGAACAGAGATGGGGGA AAACTTCAACAGGACACTCTCCAGGAGGCCACGGCGCGGCTTCTGTTCACAGTCATCAGCTGGATCAAACAAATACCTGCGTTTGTGGCCATGTCCAGTCGAGATCAG AATATATTATTGAGTGAAGGTTGGCGCGAACTATTTCTGCTTGGTCTCGTCCAGTGGGACATCCCATTGACATTTCCCGCCATTTTATCGCCGAGCAGCAGACGGGAACTTCATGGGAATGACGAGGGGATCACGGGGCCAATCGATGACGTCAAAAATCTCCGCGAAGTGGTCTCCCGTTTTCGCCATCTGGCGGTCGACCCTACTGAAATGGCGTGTCTTAAAGCTATAGCTCTTTTTAAACCAG AACCTTTTGGACTCCGGGAGGTCAGAAATGTCGAATGTCTCCAAGACCAGGCGCAAGTCATGCTGGGAGAATACATACGCCATCGGTATCCACAGCAACTCACGCGCTTCGGTAAACTCTTGATGCTTTTGCCCTCTTTGCGCGCCATCAAGTGGAGCAGTGTTGATGAACTTTTCTTTAAGAGTATTGTTGGTAACACCTCTGTTGAGGCTCTAGtgctaaatatatttaatggtGATCGAGTGTGA